The following coding sequences lie in one Streptomyces sp. NBC_00510 genomic window:
- a CDS encoding LysR family transcriptional regulator: MELFHLRYFVAVAEELNFSAAARRLHMATSPLSQRIKDLERELDHRLFERDTHRVALTPAGEALLPIARDVLEQITSIPWRLHEAASPGRSTLFVGIPSGVHPRLRHLVDALAERVGERCELLRWPGSSRALVTAVGEGKLALALARLPVDDPALERLPVMSERLGAVVPADQFAGRDCVTLAELADLCFIVAPKEGRPAYFDQLDREMFERGVRKRIELTDTDYSGIAEVVSGGMAFYFSLLDPESPLHGYAMENTKVLPFTDFERHLETVLVWRRDRASGGDLDELIDAARLVFAEPLVV, translated from the coding sequence GTGGAATTGTTTCATTTGCGGTACTTCGTCGCGGTCGCGGAGGAGCTGAATTTCTCTGCGGCGGCCCGCCGGCTGCACATGGCCACGTCTCCGCTGAGTCAGCGGATCAAGGACCTGGAGCGGGAGCTCGACCACCGTCTGTTCGAGCGCGACACACACCGTGTCGCGCTCACGCCGGCCGGTGAGGCGCTGCTGCCGATCGCCCGAGACGTACTGGAGCAGATCACCTCCATACCGTGGCGGCTGCACGAGGCGGCCTCGCCAGGGCGCAGCACCCTGTTCGTGGGGATTCCTTCGGGAGTGCACCCCCGGCTGAGGCACCTCGTCGACGCGCTCGCCGAGCGCGTGGGCGAGCGGTGCGAACTCCTGCGCTGGCCAGGCTCATCCAGGGCTCTGGTCACCGCAGTGGGCGAGGGAAAGCTCGCGCTCGCGCTGGCCCGGCTGCCGGTCGATGACCCCGCGCTGGAGCGACTGCCGGTGATGTCGGAACGGTTGGGCGCGGTGGTGCCGGCCGACCAGTTCGCCGGGCGGGACTGCGTGACCCTGGCCGAACTGGCCGACCTCTGCTTCATCGTCGCTCCGAAGGAAGGCAGACCCGCCTATTTCGATCAGCTCGACCGGGAAATGTTCGAGCGGGGGGTCAGGAAACGCATCGAGCTGACCGACACCGACTATTCCGGAATCGCCGAGGTGGTTTCCGGCGGGATGGCTTTCTATTTCTCCCTGCTCGACCCGGAGAGCCCCCTGCACGGGTACGCGATGGAGAACACCAAGGTGTTGCCGTTCACGGATTTCGAGCGACACCTGGAGACCGTCCTGGTCTGGCGCCGCGACCGGGCCTCCGGCGGTGACCTGGACGAACTCATCGACGCGGCCCGCCTGGTCTTCGCCGAGCCGCTTGTCGTCTGA
- a CDS encoding MarR family transcriptional regulator, with translation MPDRQASTDVIQRELTAFARRARQKAVQLHRELTLVAHNMLDHMHRNGSCHAADLAAHFMLDKSTVSRQIAMLEAEGMIVRETDPDDHRRQILKASEKGLDQLKEANRQRRSSFRERFTDWDDADLAQLAVYLRRYNAADVH, from the coding sequence ATGCCCGACCGTCAGGCGTCGACGGACGTCATTCAGCGTGAACTGACCGCATTCGCCCGCCGCGCCCGGCAGAAGGCCGTCCAGCTCCACCGGGAGCTGACACTGGTGGCCCACAACATGCTCGACCACATGCACCGGAACGGCAGCTGCCACGCCGCCGACCTCGCGGCGCACTTCATGCTCGACAAGTCCACCGTCAGCCGGCAGATCGCCATGCTCGAGGCGGAGGGCATGATCGTGCGCGAGACCGATCCGGACGACCACAGGAGGCAGATCCTGAAGGCGTCCGAGAAGGGCCTGGACCAGCTGAAGGAGGCCAACCGACAGCGCCGCTCCTCCTTCCGGGAGCGGTTCACCGACTGGGACGACGCCGACTTGGCCCAGCTGGCCGTCTACCTGCGGCGCTACAACGCCGCCGACGTCCACTGA
- a CDS encoding 3-hydroxyacyl-CoA dehydrogenase NAD-binding domain-containing protein, whose product MTHPFRTAAVIGAGTIGLSWTALFAAHGLTVRVSDPRPDLADAVDTALAQFTPHLAALGLDVGGLADRVHLAGDVTEAVHDADVVQENGPENLDFKKRLFARLVEEAPWHALLLSSSSAIPATAFTGRLQDASRILIGHPFNPPHLIPLVEVVPGGCTSEDAVQDAVDFYTFLGRTPVVERKEIPGFVGNRLQRAVSREATYLVQQGVITPDDLDTVLTTSLGIRWATVGLFLGQHLGGGPGGYRHLIEHIGASMGHLALGQPSNDPADQERVVRAVEQAYGSHTYAALAEDRDRRQLAVLSALNATAQTNRMKEN is encoded by the coding sequence ATGACTCACCCCTTCCGCACCGCTGCCGTGATCGGCGCCGGCACCATCGGACTGTCCTGGACGGCGCTGTTCGCCGCCCACGGTCTGACCGTCCGGGTCAGCGACCCGCGCCCCGACCTCGCTGACGCCGTCGACACCGCGCTGGCACAGTTCACCCCGCACCTGGCCGCCCTGGGCCTTGACGTCGGCGGCCTGGCCGACCGGGTCCACCTCGCCGGCGACGTCACCGAAGCCGTCCACGACGCCGACGTCGTCCAGGAGAACGGCCCCGAGAACCTCGACTTCAAGAAGCGGCTGTTCGCCCGGCTGGTGGAGGAAGCCCCCTGGCACGCGCTGCTGCTGAGCTCGTCGTCAGCGATCCCGGCGACAGCCTTCACCGGGCGCCTCCAGGACGCGAGCCGGATCCTGATCGGGCACCCGTTCAATCCGCCCCATCTGATCCCGCTCGTCGAGGTCGTGCCGGGCGGGTGCACCAGCGAGGACGCCGTCCAGGACGCCGTCGACTTCTACACCTTCCTCGGCCGCACCCCCGTCGTGGAACGCAAGGAGATCCCCGGGTTCGTCGGCAACCGCCTCCAGCGCGCGGTCAGCCGCGAGGCCACCTACCTCGTCCAGCAGGGCGTCATCACCCCGGACGACCTCGACACGGTGCTGACGACCTCGCTCGGCATCCGCTGGGCCACCGTAGGCCTCTTCCTCGGCCAGCACCTCGGCGGCGGCCCGGGCGGCTACCGCCACCTGATCGAGCACATCGGCGCATCCATGGGCCACCTGGCCCTCGGACAGCCGTCGAACGACCCCGCGGACCAGGAACGCGTGGTGAGGGCCGTGGAGCAGGCCTACGGCTCCCACACGTACGCCGCTCTCGCCGAGGATCGCGACCGCAGGCAACTCGCCGTCCTGTCCGCGCTGAACGCCACCGCCCAGACCAACCGCATGAAGGAGAACTGA
- a CDS encoding SpoIIE family protein phosphatase, producing the protein MQPVPLSKSFVFLLLSVVLISGLRLALAAAEVHVMGIAEYAVLIPVVASALLPVRQTMIVGLFNLAAAIALYGVLLRDMGPANQITIITALAVGLVISVAVCRIRVAGERRFTRLMIARERLALLSEASSRVGSTLDAVRTAEELTEVAVHRFADHATVDLFVSVLQGEEPVLRPGTGDLTLCRTAASGSPAPPGDLGPGETVTYRERAEATLGLYTGEPMMLEITDTAGAASVPADPGDAGTNGPHSALAIPLRARGATLGAALFTRSPGRAPFDADDLLLAQEIGARAAVCVDNARRYTGEHNTSLALQRSLLPPVVSRQPAVDAATRYLPAGLFAGVGGDWYDVIPLSGARVALVVGDVVGHGVHASASMGRLRAAVRTLADIDLPPDELLTHLDDVVTRHRDVGGAGAVAGEIVATCLYMIYDPVSRRCTAARAGHPPPAVLRPGSDVEYLDIPAGPPLGVGGLPFETAELELPTGTRLALYTDGLIESPEHSLDQGLEHLQKALSEPIASLEDLCDHVLHTVAAEQSRDDVALVIARTRELDGAHAAAWDLTEDLAEVAHARDLASSRLEGWDLGELAFTTELVISELVTNAIRYGSAPVQLRLIREDTLICEVSDASNTAPHLRRARMFDEGGRGLFIVAQLAERWGTRQRHDGKTIWAEIALPDGLHRTHGCV; encoded by the coding sequence GTGCAACCCGTTCCACTGAGTAAAAGCTTCGTCTTCCTGCTGCTCAGCGTTGTGCTGATCTCGGGCCTGCGATTGGCGCTGGCTGCCGCCGAGGTGCACGTCATGGGTATCGCGGAGTACGCCGTCCTGATCCCGGTCGTGGCCAGTGCCCTGCTGCCGGTACGGCAGACCATGATCGTCGGACTGTTCAACCTGGCCGCCGCCATCGCGCTGTACGGGGTTCTCCTGCGGGACATGGGGCCCGCCAACCAAATCACGATCATCACGGCGCTGGCGGTGGGCCTGGTCATCAGCGTGGCCGTCTGCCGAATCCGAGTCGCGGGGGAGCGACGCTTCACACGGCTCATGATCGCTCGCGAGCGGCTCGCGCTGCTCAGCGAGGCCAGCAGCCGGGTCGGAAGCACTCTCGACGCGGTGCGTACCGCCGAGGAACTGACGGAGGTCGCGGTGCACCGCTTCGCGGACCACGCCACGGTGGACCTCTTCGTCAGTGTCCTCCAAGGCGAGGAACCCGTCCTGCGGCCCGGCACGGGCGATCTCACCCTGTGCCGCACCGCGGCATCGGGATCGCCCGCGCCCCCGGGAGACCTGGGGCCGGGCGAGACCGTCACCTACCGGGAGCGGGCGGAAGCGACCCTCGGGCTGTACACGGGCGAGCCCATGATGCTGGAGATCACCGATACCGCCGGTGCCGCCTCCGTGCCTGCCGATCCCGGCGACGCGGGCACGAACGGGCCGCACTCCGCGCTGGCGATCCCCCTGCGCGCGCGGGGGGCGACCCTCGGCGCGGCGCTGTTCACACGCTCCCCGGGCCGTGCCCCCTTCGACGCCGACGACCTGCTCCTGGCACAGGAGATCGGGGCACGGGCCGCGGTATGCGTGGACAACGCCCGCCGCTACACCGGGGAGCACAACACCTCCCTGGCGCTGCAGCGGAGCCTCCTGCCCCCGGTGGTATCGAGGCAGCCGGCAGTGGATGCGGCCACGCGCTATCTGCCCGCGGGTCTGTTCGCGGGAGTGGGCGGCGACTGGTATGACGTCATCCCGCTCTCGGGGGCCAGGGTCGCCCTGGTGGTGGGCGATGTGGTCGGCCACGGCGTTCACGCCTCGGCGAGTATGGGGCGGCTGCGTGCCGCCGTACGAACCCTTGCCGACATCGACCTGCCGCCCGACGAACTGCTCACCCACCTCGACGACGTCGTCACCCGGCACCGAGACGTCGGCGGCGCCGGAGCGGTCGCCGGTGAGATCGTGGCGACCTGCCTCTACATGATCTACGACCCGGTCTCACGCCGCTGCACGGCCGCCCGGGCCGGCCATCCACCGCCCGCCGTCTTGCGTCCCGGATCGGACGTCGAGTACCTCGACATCCCCGCCGGTCCTCCGCTGGGTGTGGGCGGACTTCCCTTCGAGACGGCCGAACTGGAGCTGCCCACAGGCACCCGGCTCGCCCTGTACACCGACGGCCTCATCGAATCCCCGGAACACAGCCTCGACCAGGGACTCGAACACCTCCAGAAAGCCCTATCCGAGCCGATTGCCTCGCTGGAGGACCTGTGCGACCACGTCCTGCACACGGTGGCCGCGGAACAGTCCCGAGACGACGTCGCCCTGGTCATCGCCCGTACCCGCGAGCTCGACGGCGCCCATGCCGCCGCATGGGACCTCACGGAGGATCTCGCCGAGGTGGCCCATGCCCGGGACCTCGCCTCGTCCCGATTGGAGGGCTGGGACCTGGGAGAGCTGGCATTCACCACGGAACTGGTCATCAGCGAGCTGGTCACCAACGCCATCCGCTACGGCTCGGCTCCGGTCCAGCTGCGGCTCATCCGCGAGGACACCTTGATCTGCGAGGTGTCCGACGCCAGCAACACCGCCCCCCACTTGCGCCGCGCCCGGATGTTCGACGAGGGCGGGCGGGGGCTGTTCATCGTGGCGCAGCTCGCCGAGCGCTGGGGTACCCGGCAACGGCACGACGGCAAGACCATCTGGGCCGAAATTGCACTCCCGGACGGGCTCCACCGGACCCACGGTTGCGTCTAG
- a CDS encoding DUF6247 family protein yields MTAQPVHVDGSGGEEPRVPPMPEQTPQALRLAIREHAPHLLPDFEAHWRRAIGDAFNLTPVPAFMRLWWTEYAIARDPRLAAHLHDLEARAAECEDPEESAGLLAEYSRLRREAAMVKPGQ; encoded by the coding sequence ATGACCGCCCAGCCTGTGCATGTCGACGGATCCGGGGGAGAGGAGCCCCGGGTGCCACCGATGCCCGAACAGACTCCGCAAGCTCTGCGTCTGGCCATTCGGGAACACGCCCCGCACCTCTTGCCGGACTTCGAGGCCCACTGGCGCCGGGCGATCGGGGACGCTTTCAACCTCACCCCTGTGCCCGCGTTCATGCGCCTGTGGTGGACCGAGTACGCCATCGCCCGCGACCCCCGTCTTGCCGCGCACCTTCACGACCTCGAAGCCCGCGCCGCGGAGTGCGAGGACCCCGAGGAGTCGGCCGGTCTCCTGGCTGAGTACAGCCGCCTGCGGCGTGAAGCAGCCATGGTGAAGCCCGGCCAGTGA
- a CDS encoding crotonase/enoyl-CoA hydratase family protein, with translation MSINDVRVQRVCSTLLITIDRPHARNAVNAAVAAGLAAALDELEADAELRAGVLTGAGGTFSAGMDLKAALQGEPPTIPGRGFGGLTEAERTKPLIAAVEGFALGGGFELALGCDLIVAAEDTTFGLPEVKRGLIAAGGGVVRLPKRIPYHLAMELLLTGSPVSGLRAGELGLVNRVTAPGQAATAALGFAEQLANNAPLALAAVKYLVRAADGMPEPEAFRLQSKAMDTLMASADAHEGMTAFAEHRAPQWTGK, from the coding sequence GTGAGCATCAATGACGTACGCGTGCAGCGGGTCTGTTCGACCTTGCTGATCACGATCGACCGGCCCCACGCCCGCAACGCGGTCAACGCCGCTGTCGCCGCCGGGCTGGCCGCAGCGCTGGACGAACTGGAGGCCGACGCCGAGCTCCGCGCCGGTGTCCTGACCGGAGCCGGCGGCACCTTCAGCGCCGGCATGGACCTCAAGGCCGCGCTGCAAGGCGAGCCCCCGACGATCCCGGGACGCGGCTTCGGCGGCCTGACCGAAGCCGAACGGACGAAACCGCTCATCGCCGCCGTCGAGGGCTTCGCCCTGGGCGGAGGGTTCGAACTCGCCCTGGGCTGCGACCTCATCGTCGCCGCCGAGGACACCACGTTCGGCCTGCCCGAGGTCAAGCGCGGACTCATCGCCGCCGGAGGGGGCGTGGTTCGCCTGCCCAAGCGCATCCCCTACCACCTGGCGATGGAGCTGCTGCTCACCGGGAGCCCGGTCAGCGGCCTCCGCGCGGGCGAGCTCGGCCTGGTCAACCGCGTCACCGCGCCCGGCCAGGCGGCGACCGCCGCCCTTGGGTTCGCCGAGCAGCTCGCGAACAACGCCCCGCTCGCGCTGGCCGCGGTGAAGTACCTCGTGCGGGCCGCCGACGGCATGCCGGAGCCGGAAGCCTTCCGCCTGCAGAGCAAGGCGATGGACACCCTGATGGCCTCGGCCGACGCACACGAGGGCATGACCGCCTTCGCCGAGCACCGCGCCCCGCAGTGGACGGGGAAGTGA
- a CDS encoding tautomerase family protein gives MPVFNAHVPAGRYSPEQKHALADALNQSLVQALGIPEGDRFIMISEHGENELLLDRTFMGMQRSSDAVIITVLIGAHRPLEDKRAVAATINKLVVSALGISPDDIFIALIPTPNENFSFGRGQLQLADTAPRW, from the coding sequence ATGCCCGTCTTCAACGCCCACGTCCCCGCCGGCCGCTACTCCCCCGAGCAGAAACACGCGCTCGCCGACGCTCTCAACCAGTCCCTGGTCCAGGCCCTCGGAATCCCCGAGGGCGATCGCTTCATCATGATCAGCGAACACGGCGAGAACGAACTGCTCCTGGACCGGACCTTCATGGGCATGCAACGCAGCAGTGACGCCGTGATCATCACCGTACTCATCGGCGCCCACCGCCCCCTGGAGGACAAGCGGGCCGTTGCCGCCACCATCAACAAACTGGTGGTCAGCGCACTCGGCATCTCACCCGACGACATCTTCATCGCGCTGATCCCCACCCCGAACGAGAACTTCTCCTTCGGCAGGGGCCAACTCCAGCTTGCCGACACCGCGCCACGCTGGTGA
- a CDS encoding acyl-CoA dehydrogenase family protein: protein MDHELTELEDTLAADFYHYESLLPDEERKILLKARGLMRDEIKPLVNDNWAKGEFPVELIDKFRGSGLAALSYEGYGEHQPAVSHLLGGMMAMELSRTDSSVATFFGVHNGLAFYSIHHGGSQEQRDRWLPQMATMDKIGAFALTEPLGGSDVAGGMRTTARREGDTWVLNGAKKWIGNATFADYVVVWARDVDDDHVKGFVVEKGTPGFVPEKIEGKIALRIVQNAEISLTEVRVPKENRLQNIGSFRDVAEILRMTRSGVAWQSLGLMIGAYELALDYAKERIAFGRPIAKFQMVQDLLVKSLGNITASWGMLVQLARLQDAGIFRDEQSALAKGFVSSRMREVVAWSREIFGGNGILLGHDIARFFTDSEALYSYEGTREMQTLIVGKSITGQSAFV from the coding sequence ATGGACCACGAGCTCACCGAGCTGGAAGACACTCTGGCCGCCGACTTCTACCACTACGAGTCGCTGCTCCCGGACGAGGAACGCAAGATCCTCCTCAAGGCCCGCGGCCTCATGCGGGACGAGATCAAGCCCCTGGTGAACGACAACTGGGCCAAGGGCGAGTTCCCCGTCGAACTGATCGACAAGTTCCGCGGCAGCGGCCTGGCCGCACTGTCCTACGAAGGCTACGGCGAGCACCAGCCGGCCGTCAGCCACCTGCTCGGCGGCATGATGGCCATGGAACTCAGCCGTACGGACTCCTCGGTCGCCACCTTCTTCGGCGTCCACAACGGACTCGCCTTCTACTCCATTCACCATGGCGGCAGCCAGGAACAGCGCGACCGGTGGCTGCCGCAGATGGCCACCATGGACAAGATCGGCGCGTTCGCCCTCACCGAGCCGCTGGGCGGCTCCGATGTCGCCGGCGGGATGCGCACCACCGCCCGGCGCGAGGGTGACACCTGGGTCCTGAACGGCGCCAAGAAGTGGATCGGCAACGCCACATTCGCCGACTACGTCGTGGTGTGGGCACGGGACGTCGACGACGACCACGTCAAGGGCTTCGTCGTCGAGAAGGGCACGCCCGGGTTCGTCCCGGAGAAGATCGAGGGCAAGATCGCCCTGCGGATCGTGCAGAACGCCGAGATCAGCCTCACCGAGGTGCGCGTGCCGAAGGAGAACCGGCTGCAGAACATCGGCTCCTTCCGGGACGTCGCGGAGATCCTGCGCATGACCCGCAGCGGGGTCGCCTGGCAGTCGCTGGGTCTCATGATCGGCGCCTACGAACTGGCCCTGGACTACGCCAAGGAGCGCATCGCGTTCGGCCGCCCGATCGCAAAGTTCCAGATGGTACAGGACCTGCTCGTCAAGAGCCTGGGCAACATCACCGCCTCCTGGGGCATGCTGGTGCAGCTCGCCCGCCTGCAGGACGCCGGCATCTTCCGCGACGAACAGTCCGCGCTCGCCAAGGGCTTCGTCTCCTCACGGATGCGCGAGGTCGTCGCCTGGAGCCGCGAGATCTTCGGCGGCAACGGCATCCTGCTCGGCCACGACATCGCACGGTTCTTCACAGACTCCGAAGCCCTCTACTCCTACGAGGGCACCCGCGAGATGCAGACCCTGATCGTCGGCAAGTCCATCACCGGGCAGAGCGCCTTCGTCTGA
- a CDS encoding CoA transferase, whose translation MADTHTPGPLDGVRVIDLSTVVMGPYSAQILGDLGADVIKIESPADPLHIGEFRNTPGMTPLHLNVNRNKRSVALDLKDEAEHAQALKLIHTADVLITNMRPRALARLGLTYDDLTAANPGLVYAHAAGFRGNSDRADAAAYDETVQAASGLVDIANRALGTPLYLPTILADKVSGLTIAYSVLAALVHRNKTGRGQQIEIPMADTLITFNLIEHLAGHTFDPATGPTGYPRSLSQHHKARRTKDGLAAVIPYTPQNYRDFFHAAGRPDLAADPRVNGPVLNVADADDLSDLVDQCAPALTTAEWTEVCTKHSIPMGPVLELDHSHDDPYVREGHLLDTVVHPTEGPVRTIGIPVKFSVTPGSIRRLAPVPGQDTAEVLAELAAIR comes from the coding sequence ATGGCGGACACTCACACTCCCGGCCCGCTCGACGGTGTGCGGGTCATCGACCTCTCGACAGTGGTCATGGGCCCGTACTCGGCCCAGATCCTGGGAGATCTGGGCGCCGACGTCATCAAGATCGAGTCCCCAGCGGACCCCCTCCACATAGGCGAGTTCCGCAACACGCCGGGCATGACCCCGCTGCACCTCAACGTCAACCGCAACAAGCGCAGCGTGGCCCTCGACCTCAAGGACGAGGCGGAACACGCCCAAGCCCTGAAGCTCATCCACACCGCCGATGTGCTGATCACCAACATGCGACCCCGCGCGCTCGCCCGGCTGGGCCTGACCTACGACGACCTCACCGCCGCCAACCCGGGCTTGGTCTACGCGCACGCCGCCGGCTTCCGCGGCAACTCCGACCGGGCGGACGCCGCCGCTTACGACGAAACCGTGCAGGCCGCCTCCGGACTGGTCGACATCGCCAACCGGGCACTGGGCACGCCGCTCTACCTGCCGACCATCCTCGCCGACAAGGTCTCCGGCCTGACCATCGCCTACAGCGTGCTCGCCGCCCTGGTACACCGGAACAAGACCGGGCGCGGCCAGCAGATCGAGATCCCGATGGCCGACACGCTGATCACGTTCAACCTGATCGAGCATCTCGCCGGGCACACCTTCGACCCGGCGACGGGTCCCACGGGCTACCCGCGGTCGCTGTCGCAGCACCACAAGGCGCGGCGGACCAAGGACGGCCTGGCCGCCGTGATCCCGTACACGCCGCAGAACTACCGCGACTTCTTCCACGCCGCCGGCCGTCCCGACCTGGCCGCCGACCCCAGGGTCAACGGCCCCGTCCTCAACGTCGCCGACGCCGACGACCTGTCCGACCTGGTCGACCAGTGCGCGCCCGCGCTGACCACGGCCGAGTGGACCGAGGTGTGCACCAAGCACAGCATCCCGATGGGACCGGTGCTGGAACTGGACCACTCGCACGACGACCCCTACGTCCGCGAGGGCCACCTCCTCGACACCGTCGTGCACCCCACAGAGGGGCCGGTCCGCACGATCGGGATCCCGGTCAAGTTCTCCGTCACGCCCGGCTCGATCCGCCGCCTGGCCCCCGTACCCGGCCAGGACACCGCCGAGGTCCTCGCCGAACTGGCCGCCATCCGCTGA
- a CDS encoding acetoacetate decarboxylase yields MRIDDVRRHGTTPLGRPAFAPVTARFTDREYLSIVYRTDPDVLRAVVPEPLRIEEPLVRFEIMKMNDVTGYGPYTESGQAIQVGFDGEHGEYLHAMYLDSFPATAAGREVSAYPKVIGTPKLYVDHDVLVGTLDYGTLRVATATMGYKHHRLDTREARAQITVPTFMLKTVPGYDGTPRIQELVRTQITDVVVKAAYTGPARLQLFQHVLAPLADLPVLEIVSASHVLTDLTLAPAEPVFDYLQAGTP; encoded by the coding sequence ATGAGGATCGACGACGTACGACGCCATGGCACCACCCCGCTGGGCCGCCCGGCATTCGCGCCCGTAACCGCGCGGTTCACCGACCGCGAGTACCTCAGCATCGTCTACCGCACCGACCCCGACGTGCTGCGCGCCGTCGTCCCCGAGCCCCTGCGCATCGAGGAGCCGCTGGTCCGGTTCGAGATCATGAAGATGAACGACGTCACCGGATACGGCCCCTACACCGAGAGCGGCCAGGCGATCCAGGTCGGCTTCGACGGCGAGCACGGCGAGTACCTGCACGCGATGTACCTCGACAGCTTCCCCGCGACAGCGGCCGGACGCGAGGTCAGCGCCTACCCCAAGGTGATCGGGACGCCGAAGCTGTACGTCGACCACGACGTGCTGGTCGGCACCCTCGACTACGGCACGCTGCGGGTGGCCACCGCGACCATGGGCTACAAGCACCACCGGCTCGACACCCGCGAGGCCCGGGCGCAGATCACCGTGCCGACCTTCATGCTCAAGACCGTCCCGGGATACGACGGCACCCCGCGCATCCAGGAACTGGTCCGCACCCAGATCACCGACGTCGTCGTCAAGGCCGCCTACACCGGCCCGGCGCGGCTGCAGTTGTTCCAGCACGTCCTCGCGCCGCTGGCCGACCTGCCCGTCCTGGAGATCGTCTCGGCGAGCCACGTCCTCACCGACCTGACCCTCGCGCCGGCCGAGCCGGTCTTCGACTACCTCCAGGCAGGCACACCATGA
- a CDS encoding type II toxin-antitoxin system Phd/YefM family antitoxin, translating to METRTYTTIDLRKAMGEILDRTRIAGEAAAITRKGKTVAYLVPAEWFEQQQRAAQQPASDVGQDAA from the coding sequence ATGGAGACGAGGACGTACACGACAATCGACCTCCGCAAGGCCATGGGCGAGATCCTCGACCGCACGCGTATCGCGGGTGAGGCCGCCGCGATCACCCGCAAGGGCAAGACCGTCGCCTACCTGGTGCCCGCCGAGTGGTTTGAGCAGCAGCAGCGGGCCGCACAGCAGCCGGCCTCCGACGTCGGCCAGGACGCGGCTTAA